A single window of Syntrophus aciditrophicus SB DNA harbors:
- a CDS encoding 2-hydroxyacid dehydrogenase, whose amino-acid sequence MNIRVLATSTLVGPYIDELGLRFPELCVAPCRSSAWKAGLASAEALIVLLSEPLTEADLDLCPNLRVIGTYSVGINHLPITSCQSRGIRIVNTQGVLTDATADLALTLLLSLTRRVREGEALVRSGHWKGWAPDLLLGTGLTGKTCGILGSGPIGRAFARRVWAIGMKVIFWNREGNQKPVDFGVDIAARLPLDELLRQSDVLSLHCPLTDTTRGLLNREKLDLLPHGAFLINTARGGILDEQAVMELLHQGKIGGVGLDVYENEPDLDPQWLVAPRTVLLPHLGSATLETREAMAKLLCDGIAESLLT is encoded by the coding sequence ATGAACATCCGCGTACTTGCCACCTCTACACTGGTCGGTCCATACATCGACGAATTAGGACTGCGCTTTCCTGAATTATGTGTCGCTCCCTGTCGGTCTTCTGCCTGGAAAGCGGGGCTCGCCAGCGCGGAAGCCCTCATCGTTCTTTTATCCGAGCCACTGACCGAAGCGGACCTGGACCTTTGTCCGAACTTGAGGGTCATCGGCACGTACTCTGTGGGAATCAACCACCTTCCCATCACCTCTTGCCAGTCCCGCGGCATCCGCATAGTAAACACACAGGGAGTCTTAACGGATGCCACGGCCGATCTGGCCTTGACACTCCTTTTGTCCCTTACCCGACGGGTACGGGAAGGTGAAGCACTCGTGCGGTCCGGTCATTGGAAGGGCTGGGCTCCCGATCTCCTCCTGGGAACCGGTCTTACAGGAAAGACGTGTGGAATTCTCGGCTCCGGTCCTATCGGCCGGGCTTTTGCGCGGCGAGTCTGGGCCATAGGCATGAAGGTCATCTTCTGGAACCGGGAAGGCAATCAGAAACCGGTGGATTTCGGAGTGGATATCGCTGCGCGTCTGCCTCTTGATGAGCTGCTGCGCCAAAGCGATGTGCTCTCCCTGCACTGCCCGCTGACGGATACGACTCGCGGCCTTCTCAACCGCGAGAAGCTGGATCTGCTGCCCCATGGAGCCTTTCTCATCAACACGGCCCGGGGCGGAATACTCGATGAACAGGCGGTTATGGAACTTCTTCACCAGGGAAAGATCGGTGGTGTCGGTCTGGACGTCTACGAGAATGAACCGGATCTGGATCCCCAGTGGCTTGTGGCACCGCGAACCGTGCTCCTTCCCCACCTTGGTTCTGCGACTCTCGAGACGAGGGAAGCGATGGCGAAGTTGCTCTGCGATGGGATCGCTGAATCCCTGCTGACCTGA
- a CDS encoding S66 peptidase family protein translates to MKNVFIITPSYLIRKKRDFNRGIRQLFSLGFNVLNPEFPIAPSSPQEKANQIHRAFSNPDVDVILAQRGGYSAMKTLPFIDFDFLKKHPGILAGFSDVSALLNPISEHTGLVTLHAPMVANLGTPTAFTVRSFMNAVNGWPEKNLFKGAPLKVFNPGFARGILKGGNLVTLTALMNTKWEIDTDRSILFFEDVDEKLHRVDRCLTQWILAGKFDGVQAVILGNFRGIRSRQVYEILASQMEITIPVISCPWIGHVQNKITLPVGAQVELNTERKSLVITELSLPGVRS, encoded by the coding sequence TTGAAGAATGTCTTCATTATCACCCCAAGTTATCTGATCCGGAAAAAGCGCGACTTCAACCGCGGGATCAGACAGCTCTTTTCACTGGGTTTTAATGTCCTGAATCCGGAATTCCCGATCGCTCCTTCATCGCCGCAAGAAAAAGCGAATCAGATACACAGGGCTTTTTCCAACCCCGATGTCGATGTGATTCTGGCTCAGAGGGGTGGATACAGCGCAATGAAAACCCTGCCGTTCATCGATTTCGATTTCCTGAAGAAACATCCCGGAATTCTTGCCGGTTTCAGTGATGTAAGCGCTTTGCTCAATCCCATTTCCGAGCACACCGGACTGGTTACGCTCCATGCCCCGATGGTAGCCAATCTTGGAACTCCGACAGCCTTTACGGTCAGGTCCTTTATGAACGCCGTTAACGGGTGGCCCGAAAAAAACCTCTTCAAAGGCGCCCCGTTGAAGGTCTTCAATCCCGGTTTTGCCAGGGGCATTTTGAAGGGCGGCAATCTCGTCACCCTGACGGCTCTGATGAATACAAAATGGGAAATCGACACGGATCGATCGATTCTTTTTTTTGAAGACGTCGACGAAAAACTCCATCGGGTCGATCGCTGTCTGACCCAGTGGATCCTCGCCGGAAAATTCGACGGCGTTCAGGCTGTCATTCTCGGAAATTTCCGTGGAATCAGAAGCAGGCAGGTTTATGAGATTCTTGCCTCACAGATGGAAATAACGATTCCTGTTATTTCCTGTCCCTGGATCGGCCACGTTCAGAACAAGATCACCCTTCCGGTCGGAGCACAGGTGGAGTTGAATACGGAGAGGAAGAGTCTCGTTATCACCGAGCTCTCCCTGCCTGGAGTCCGATCATGA
- a CDS encoding nucleoside recognition domain-containing protein translates to MNMIWLILISVSIVFAVFTGNLEPFTKAIFDGAKSAVETSLYLLGIVSVWMGITRILEDSGLIYRIAHAFQPIISRLFKNIPGDHPSITAITLNVLANLLGLGNAATPLGIKAMQELDTLNPDKGAVTFEMMIFVILNTASIQLIPFTVIGILAAFGAENPAEVVVPVLIATFISAATALIILFSFRKILK, encoded by the coding sequence ATGAACATGATCTGGTTGATCCTGATCTCGGTCAGCATCGTTTTCGCCGTTTTTACAGGAAACTTGGAACCCTTTACCAAAGCGATATTCGATGGCGCCAAATCGGCGGTGGAAACATCCCTGTACCTGCTGGGCATCGTATCAGTCTGGATGGGAATCACCAGGATTCTGGAAGACTCCGGGTTGATTTATCGGATCGCCCATGCATTCCAGCCGATCATTTCCCGGCTTTTCAAAAACATCCCGGGGGACCACCCTTCCATTACCGCGATCACCCTCAATGTCCTGGCCAATCTCCTGGGACTTGGCAATGCCGCCACCCCTCTGGGAATCAAAGCCATGCAGGAACTCGATACCCTTAACCCGGACAAAGGGGCAGTCACATTTGAAATGATGATTTTTGTTATCCTGAACACCGCCAGCATTCAGTTGATTCCCTTTACAGTAATCGGCATCCTTGCAGCCTTCGGCGCGGAAAATCCGGCAGAGGTCGTTGTGCCGGTATTGATCGCCACGTTCATTTCAGCGGCAACGGCACTGATTATCCTCTTCTCTTTCAGGAAGATCCTTAAATGA
- a CDS encoding spore maturation protein: protein MIEHVSYLSLIIIPLFILFTVLYGTFKKVRVYDSFVAGAKEGPGIILNIFPYLLTIFVAIKCFQASGAFDCLRNIFYSAFAFLDIPIEVISMALIKPLSGSASTALFTDIVKTAGPDSTAARMTAVIMGSAETTFYVLAVYLGAVSISRTRYLVPVCLAADFIGIIVSIIVVRLFF from the coding sequence ATGATTGAGCATGTCAGTTATCTATCCCTGATTATTATTCCCCTGTTCATTCTGTTCACGGTGCTTTACGGAACGTTTAAAAAAGTCCGTGTCTATGATTCCTTCGTTGCCGGAGCAAAAGAAGGTCCGGGTATCATCCTGAACATTTTCCCCTACCTGTTGACGATTTTTGTCGCTATTAAATGTTTTCAGGCTTCGGGAGCCTTCGATTGCCTCAGAAATATTTTTTACAGCGCCTTCGCTTTTCTGGATATCCCGATCGAAGTCATCTCCATGGCTCTTATCAAACCTCTTTCCGGCAGCGCATCAACCGCGCTGTTTACCGACATCGTCAAAACAGCCGGACCGGATTCGACAGCAGCTCGAATGACCGCCGTGATCATGGGCAGTGCGGAGACGACCTTTTATGTTCTTGCTGTTTATCTTGGAGCAGTCAGCATCAGCAGAACGCGCTATCTTGTGCCCGTCTGTCTGGCTGCCGATTTCATCGGAATCATTGTCTCCATCATCGTTGTGAGGTTGTTTTTTTAA
- a CDS encoding class II glutamine amidotransferase: protein MCRLLGITNFEFSKHQQIVLNFCELARSGMVMKGDPPGHADGWGVAFYQNGELEVYKSGGNLLEETDQALELLSKTRECPVVILHLRKSAWKNTTSFRHAHPFRYGNVAFAHNGTVYDYKELIPDITPSVLRKDALDTEVFFHHFMRNPSPELGKAFLHTVSLIKSLCRYSALNCLFSDGLKLFAYRDYSREPAYYSLFKAFSGNSCFISSQTLDKITCWELMKKEEFLVV, encoded by the coding sequence ATGTGCCGGCTTCTTGGCATCACGAATTTCGAATTTTCAAAGCATCAGCAGATCGTCCTGAACTTCTGCGAACTCGCCCGCAGCGGCATGGTCATGAAAGGTGATCCTCCCGGACATGCAGACGGATGGGGGGTGGCATTTTATCAAAACGGGGAACTGGAAGTTTATAAAAGCGGCGGCAACCTCCTCGAAGAGACAGATCAAGCCCTGGAACTTCTCAGCAAAACCCGCGAGTGCCCGGTTGTGATCCTTCATCTGCGCAAATCCGCCTGGAAAAACACCACTTCGTTCCGGCACGCCCATCCCTTCCGATACGGAAATGTCGCTTTTGCCCATAACGGCACGGTCTACGATTATAAAGAACTGATTCCAGACATCACGCCTTCCGTTCTTCGCAAAGACGCTCTTGATACGGAAGTTTTTTTCCATCATTTCATGAGGAATCCCTCTCCTGAACTGGGGAAGGCCTTTCTCCATACCGTGTCTTTGATCAAAAGCCTCTGTCGCTATTCTGCACTCAACTGTCTTTTCAGCGACGGGCTCAAACTGTTCGCTTACCGGGATTATTCCAGGGAACCGGCCTACTATTCCCTTTTTAAAGCATTCTCCGGGAACTCATGTTTTATTTCTTCCCAGACTCTTGATAAAATCACCTGTTGGGAGTTGATGAAAAAGGAAGAGTTTCTTGTGGTATAA
- a CDS encoding acyl-CoA thioesterase: protein MGSDLNHHGTLFAGQGAKWFVEAGFIAAANLTAPENIVCVNIHGMLFKNPVPKGTVLRFESKVVLTGKTRLVSYVKVVKSKNDEFVVDGFISFVHVNADGRPMPHGLSIEVLREEDIIIQERAKALTT from the coding sequence ATGGGTTCAGATTTGAATCATCACGGCACCCTCTTTGCCGGTCAAGGGGCTAAGTGGTTTGTCGAAGCCGGCTTTATTGCCGCCGCCAATCTGACCGCGCCGGAAAACATCGTTTGTGTCAATATTCATGGGATGCTTTTTAAAAATCCTGTTCCAAAGGGCACCGTCCTTCGCTTTGAATCCAAGGTGGTTCTTACCGGTAAGACCCGACTTGTCTCTTACGTGAAGGTCGTTAAGAGCAAAAACGATGAATTCGTTGTCGATGGCTTTATCTCCTTTGTCCATGTAAACGCTGACGGGCGTCCAATGCCACATGGACTCTCCATCGAGGTTCTCAGAGAAGAAGACATCATCATTCAGGAAAGAGCGAAAGCTCTGACGACATAA
- a CDS encoding sigma-54 interaction domain-containing protein, translating to MQKEAEIKGTGTQGQSPLSALEPFSMNRKPTYEELEKRVRVLEKESLKYTQTENRLNETLQRLNFHIDNAPLAVVEFNNRFQITYWSNQAEKIFGWNAEEVMGKRIDQLKWVYKDDMHHVAELSAEMLASRRTSNIHINRNYRKDGSVIICEWYNSVLLNSKGKLISIQSMARDVTEQHRLEAELAKAFDEIKRLKDQLEAENIYLRDEIKLKEGFGEIIGASDVIKSTIHKIRQVAPSKTTVLFAGETGTGKGIFARFLHRESDRRDRPFVNVNCASLPANLIESELFGREKGAYTGSTARQIGRFELANNGTIFLDEIGEVPMELQAKLLKVIEEGEFERIGSPHPIKVDVRIIAATNRDLQEEIKKGRFRQDLYFRLNIFPINIPPLRDRKGDIPLLVKAFVAKFSKSHNRDIKRIPAKIMESLKNYAWPGNVRELINVMERAVIVSEGSELQLAEKIDAIPLDSSIRGDESFSTGSGETLADAEREHILKALQQTGWRIEGPRGAAQILDLQPNTLRARMKKLGIKRPGTP from the coding sequence ATGCAAAAGGAAGCAGAAATCAAGGGGACAGGCACCCAGGGTCAAAGCCCGCTTTCTGCACTGGAGCCATTCAGCATGAACAGAAAACCCACTTATGAAGAACTGGAAAAAAGAGTCAGAGTTCTAGAGAAAGAATCATTAAAATACACACAGACTGAGAACAGACTGAATGAAACCTTGCAACGGCTTAATTTCCACATCGACAATGCGCCTCTGGCGGTTGTGGAATTTAACAACCGCTTCCAGATTACCTACTGGTCGAATCAGGCCGAGAAGATTTTCGGCTGGAATGCCGAGGAGGTGATGGGCAAAAGGATCGACCAGTTGAAATGGGTTTACAAAGACGATATGCACCATGTCGCCGAATTAAGCGCCGAGATGCTCGCATCGCGCCGGACCAGCAACATCCACATAAACCGGAACTATCGCAAGGACGGCTCAGTCATCATTTGTGAGTGGTACAACTCCGTGCTGTTAAACTCGAAGGGGAAGCTCATATCAATCCAATCCATGGCTCGGGATGTTACAGAGCAACATCGTCTGGAGGCTGAGTTAGCGAAAGCCTTTGATGAGATTAAGAGACTGAAGGACCAGCTGGAAGCCGAGAATATCTATCTGCGCGATGAAATCAAGTTAAAAGAGGGCTTTGGCGAAATCATCGGCGCCAGCGATGTAATAAAATCCACCATTCACAAGATCCGGCAGGTTGCCCCCAGCAAGACGACGGTGCTCTTCGCCGGCGAGACGGGAACCGGAAAGGGGATCTTCGCCCGCTTTCTCCACCGGGAAAGCGACCGCCGAGACAGGCCCTTTGTGAATGTTAACTGCGCCAGCCTTCCCGCAAACCTCATTGAGAGCGAACTTTTCGGCAGAGAAAAGGGCGCGTATACCGGCTCCACGGCACGGCAGATCGGCCGCTTCGAGCTTGCCAATAATGGCACCATCTTTCTTGACGAGATTGGTGAGGTGCCGATGGAACTGCAGGCTAAGCTCCTGAAGGTCATAGAGGAGGGAGAGTTCGAGCGCATCGGCAGCCCTCATCCGATAAAGGTTGATGTCCGGATCATCGCGGCCACCAACCGCGATCTCCAGGAAGAGATAAAGAAAGGCCGTTTTCGACAGGATCTTTATTTCCGACTCAATATTTTTCCCATCAATATCCCTCCCTTGAGAGACAGGAAGGGAGACATCCCGCTTCTCGTGAAGGCCTTCGTGGCAAAATTCAGCAAGAGTCACAACAGAGATATTAAAAGGATTCCCGCAAAGATCATGGAATCTCTGAAAAACTATGCCTGGCCGGGAAATGTGCGCGAGCTGATTAATGTTATGGAGCGGGCCGTAATAGTCAGTGAAGGTTCTGAACTTCAGCTTGCAGAAAAGATTGACGCCATCCCTTTGGATTCTTCTATTCGTGGGGATGAGTCTTTCTCCACAGGATCGGGAGAAACACTGGCAGACGCAGAGCGGGAACACATACTGAAGGCGCTTCAACAAACCGGCTGGAGAATTGAAGGCCCCCGGGGAGCTGCACAGATCCTTGATCTGCAGCCGAATACCCTGAGGGCTCGTATGAAGAAGCTCGGCATCAAAAGACCTGGAACCCCTTAG
- a CDS encoding TrkH family potassium uptake protein, with product MRLTALQLKMSISGYLTPARSFILSFAAVILAGTLLLWSPFSSSGKPLSFIDALFTSASAVCVTGLAVVDIGRDLSLPGQLITLLLFQIGGLGIITFSVLFFGIMGRGISFRGREIVQSTFLHTPRRDFFMILKWVLLMTLIIESIGTLLLFSRFIQDFPLPRALYLSVYHAVSAFNNCGYSLFSNSLMDYRSDWIVNLTIMSLIVLGGIGFIVLYEIISRVRGNQKKLSLHSRIALLMTGFLILLGAVLFYFFEMHHVLRGASWQENLLVSLFQSVTSRTSGFNTVDIGQLTNATILLLMGLMFIGASPGSTGGGIKTTSFTLLLMMIWNRIQGSEQVTIFNRSIPEEITTRTISIVFASAFSVALISSILLFGSPDSLPPASSRHLFVEYVFETVSAYGTVGLSMGITAKLSELQKLAIILMMFAGRVGPLTLAFAWSKSKRKIIYAEESVMVG from the coding sequence ATGAGACTGACGGCATTGCAACTTAAAATGTCCATATCCGGTTATCTGACGCCGGCAAGAAGCTTTATTTTGAGTTTTGCCGCCGTTATCCTGGCTGGAACACTGCTGCTCTGGTCGCCCTTTTCCTCGAGCGGTAAACCCCTGAGTTTTATCGACGCCCTCTTTACCTCTGCCTCCGCGGTCTGCGTAACGGGACTGGCCGTCGTCGATATCGGCAGGGATCTGTCTCTTCCCGGACAACTCATTACCCTTCTGCTCTTTCAGATCGGTGGATTGGGGATCATTACCTTTTCCGTGCTTTTCTTCGGAATTATGGGACGGGGTATATCCTTCCGCGGGCGGGAGATTGTCCAGTCGACTTTTCTCCATACCCCCCGACGGGATTTTTTTATGATCCTCAAGTGGGTTTTGCTCATGACCCTGATTATCGAATCCATAGGAACACTCTTGCTGTTTTCCCGTTTCATTCAGGATTTTCCTCTTCCCAGGGCCTTGTATCTTTCTGTTTATCACGCGGTGTCCGCCTTCAATAACTGCGGATATTCCCTCTTTTCCAACAGTCTTATGGATTATCGCTCCGACTGGATCGTCAATTTGACGATAATGAGTCTGATTGTGCTGGGCGGTATCGGATTTATTGTCCTCTATGAGATCATTTCCAGAGTGCGGGGTAATCAGAAAAAACTATCCCTGCACAGCCGGATCGCCCTTTTGATGACCGGCTTTCTCATTCTTCTTGGAGCTGTTCTGTTTTACTTTTTTGAAATGCATCATGTTCTAAGGGGGGCATCCTGGCAGGAAAATCTGCTGGTTTCACTTTTTCAGTCGGTGACATCCCGAACGAGCGGCTTCAATACGGTGGATATCGGTCAACTGACAAATGCCACGATCCTGCTGTTAATGGGCCTTATGTTCATCGGCGCTTCTCCGGGTTCAACGGGGGGAGGCATCAAGACCACAAGCTTTACCCTGCTGCTGATGATGATCTGGAACCGTATCCAGGGGAGCGAACAGGTGACCATCTTCAACCGCAGCATCCCCGAAGAAATTACGACCCGCACGATTTCCATTGTTTTTGCCTCAGCCTTTTCCGTCGCGCTGATCTCATCGATTCTTCTTTTCGGAAGCCCGGACTCTCTCCCCCCGGCAAGCAGCCGGCACTTATTTGTGGAGTATGTCTTTGAAACCGTTTCAGCCTATGGAACGGTGGGGCTGTCCATGGGAATAACGGCAAAACTGAGTGAACTCCAGAAACTGGCTATAATCCTCATGATGTTTGCGGGGCGTGTCGGTCCCCTGACCCTCGCCTTTGCCTGGAGTAAATCGAAAAGGAAAATCATCTATGCGGAAGAATCCGTGATGGTGGGATAA
- a CDS encoding potassium channel family protein yields the protein MGTKRVVVIGLGIFGFNIVKDLYEVGFDVIAIDKSKDAIQRVKDCSTKAILADGLDGEVMDMIGLQEDDIVIISFGEDLAASTLITLHMKQLKIRNIIVKAPNEEHKLILEKVGATEVIIPEKEIARKLVKSLVSPNVLDYLPLTENYMIFEMAPPTSFYGKTIAELQLRNRHHIEVIAIRDVVTDHITMVPGADFVVKDGDVLLVIGKEKDIQKIK from the coding sequence ATGGGAACGAAACGGGTTGTCGTTATCGGATTGGGCATCTTCGGCTTCAACATCGTAAAGGATCTTTATGAAGTCGGTTTCGATGTGATCGCCATCGACAAAAGCAAGGATGCGATTCAGCGGGTTAAGGATTGCTCCACGAAGGCGATTCTGGCCGACGGTCTGGATGGGGAAGTCATGGATATGATCGGGCTTCAGGAAGATGACATCGTCATTATTTCCTTCGGAGAGGATCTGGCGGCCAGCACCCTGATCACACTGCATATGAAACAGCTGAAGATCAGGAATATCATTGTTAAGGCCCCCAATGAAGAGCATAAGCTGATTCTGGAAAAAGTCGGTGCAACGGAAGTTATTATTCCGGAAAAAGAAATCGCACGCAAACTCGTAAAAAGTCTTGTCTCCCCCAACGTCCTTGATTATCTGCCCCTCACCGAAAATTATATGATTTTTGAAATGGCGCCTCCCACCAGCTTTTACGGAAAGACCATTGCGGAACTGCAGCTGCGCAACCGTCATCATATTGAAGTCATCGCCATACGGGATGTCGTTACCGATCATATCACCATGGTTCCCGGGGCTGATTTTGTTGTCAAGGACGGTGATGTTCTTCTTGTTATCGGCAAAGAGAAGGATATTCAGAAGATCAAGTAA
- a CDS encoding sigma-54-dependent transcriptional regulator produces the protein MKSLNILVVEDGQSQREMLRDFLLKEGHTVEEAASGEEAVQSIAGGAFDLVLLDYKMPGMDGMQVLQEVKRLNPETDVVIITAYGTIETAVDAMKAGAVDYITKPLEFDELLLLLDRVAERRTLIRENEILRRQLKDQGVTTDAIIFTSQKMAALTSMAARVASSRATVLLQGESGTGKELLARLIHQLSPRSTRPIITVNCGALPESLIESELFGHEKGAFTGATSRRIGRFEEADGGTLFLDEIGELTMPVQVKLLRFLQEREFQRVGGNTNIRADVRIISATNRDLETMVKEEKFREDLYYRLNVVVMSIPPLRERREDIPALIDHFLERFAAENGKKISGISSEARDLLMKYDYPGNVRELENIIERAVVIARNEIIYMEDLPFREDTLVATSGGVPEEGEGRLRGAIENLEKQMIQDAMEKAGDHQTRAAEMLGLSERMLRYKLKKYGLKS, from the coding sequence ATGAAGAGTCTTAATATCCTGGTCGTGGAAGACGGCCAGTCTCAGCGTGAAATGCTCCGTGATTTTCTTCTTAAAGAAGGCCATACTGTCGAAGAGGCGGCCAGTGGCGAAGAAGCGGTGCAGTCCATAGCGGGCGGGGCCTTTGATCTTGTCCTGCTGGATTACAAGATGCCGGGCATGGACGGAATGCAGGTCCTGCAGGAGGTGAAACGCCTCAATCCGGAAACGGATGTCGTGATCATCACCGCCTATGGAACAATCGAAACCGCCGTGGACGCGATGAAAGCCGGCGCTGTGGACTACATCACCAAGCCCCTGGAATTCGATGAACTCCTTCTGCTTCTCGACCGTGTTGCGGAGCGGCGGACCCTGATTCGTGAAAATGAGATCCTGCGTCGTCAATTGAAGGATCAGGGGGTTACCACGGATGCGATTATTTTCACCAGCCAGAAAATGGCGGCACTCACAAGCATGGCCGCCCGGGTGGCATCCAGTCGCGCCACGGTTCTGCTGCAGGGAGAAAGCGGCACAGGAAAGGAACTCCTGGCCCGATTGATTCATCAGCTCAGTCCACGGTCCACCAGGCCGATTATTACGGTAAATTGTGGAGCCTTACCGGAAAGTCTCATTGAAAGTGAACTGTTCGGCCATGAAAAGGGCGCGTTTACCGGGGCGACGTCGCGGCGGATCGGACGGTTCGAAGAGGCTGACGGTGGCACCCTATTTCTTGATGAGATCGGTGAATTGACGATGCCCGTGCAGGTCAAACTTCTGCGTTTCCTCCAGGAACGGGAATTTCAGCGGGTCGGCGGTAATACGAACATCCGCGCCGATGTCCGGATCATCAGCGCCACGAACCGCGATCTTGAAACCATGGTCAAGGAGGAAAAATTCCGGGAAGATCTTTATTACCGGTTGAATGTGGTGGTTATGTCCATTCCGCCTCTTCGTGAGCGACGGGAAGATATCCCTGCCCTGATCGATCATTTTCTGGAGCGCTTTGCCGCTGAAAACGGCAAGAAGATCTCGGGGATCAGCAGCGAGGCCCGGGATCTTCTCATGAAATATGATTATCCCGGAAACGTCCGGGAACTGGAAAACATCATCGAGCGGGCCGTGGTCATCGCCCGCAATGAGATCATTTACATGGAAGACCTGCCCTTCCGGGAAGATACTCTGGTTGCCACCTCCGGTGGAGTGCCGGAAGAAGGAGAGGGAAGGCTTCGGGGCGCCATAGAGAATCTCGAAAAGCAGATGATCCAGGACGCCATGGAAAAAGCGGGCGATCATCAGACCCGGGCCGCTGAAATGCTGGGACTCAGTGAACGGATGTTGCGCTATAAGCTGAAGAAATACGGATTGAAGTCCTGA